From Streptomyces sp. NBC_00370, a single genomic window includes:
- a CDS encoding homoserine dehydrogenase: MMRSRPLKVALLGCGVVGSEVARIMTTHADDLAARIGAPLELAGVAVRRPGKARAGVDPSLITTDATALVKRGDVDVVVEVIGGIEPARTLITTAFEHGASVVSANKALLAEDGTTLYDAAAKHGRDLYFEAAVAGAIPLIRPLRESLAGDTVNRVLGIVNGTTNFILDRMDSAGSGYSEALDEATALGYAEADPTADVEGFDAAAKAAILAGIAFHTRVRLDDVHREGITEVTSADLASARRMGCTVKLLAICERAADGRSVTARVHPAMIPLTHPLASVREAYNAVFVEAEAAGQLMFYGPGAGGSPTASAVLGDLVAVCRNKLNGATGPGESAYTRLPVSPMGDVVTRYHISLDVADKPGVLAQVATVFAEHGVSIDTVRQKGKDGEASLVVVTHRAQDAALSATVEALRKLDTVRGVASIMRVEGE, translated from the coding sequence ATGATGCGTTCGCGTCCGCTGAAGGTGGCGCTGCTGGGCTGTGGTGTGGTCGGCTCAGAGGTGGCGCGCATCATGACGACGCACGCCGACGACCTGGCCGCCCGGATCGGCGCCCCCCTGGAGCTGGCCGGGGTCGCCGTACGGCGGCCCGGCAAGGCCCGCGCGGGTGTCGACCCGTCGCTGATCACGACCGACGCGACGGCCCTGGTCAAACGGGGCGACGTCGACGTGGTGGTCGAGGTCATCGGCGGTATCGAGCCCGCCCGTACGCTCATCACCACCGCCTTCGAGCACGGCGCTTCCGTCGTCTCGGCCAACAAGGCGCTGCTCGCCGAGGACGGCACGACGCTGTACGACGCGGCGGCGAAGCACGGCAGGGACCTCTACTTCGAGGCCGCCGTGGCCGGCGCCATCCCGCTGATCAGGCCGCTGCGGGAATCCCTCGCCGGCGACACCGTCAACCGGGTCCTCGGCATCGTCAACGGCACCACCAACTTCATCCTCGACCGGATGGACAGCGCCGGGTCCGGCTACTCCGAGGCCCTGGACGAGGCCACCGCGCTCGGTTACGCGGAGGCCGACCCGACCGCCGACGTCGAGGGCTTCGACGCGGCGGCCAAGGCCGCGATCCTCGCCGGTATCGCCTTCCACACCCGGGTACGCCTCGACGACGTGCACCGCGAGGGCATCACCGAGGTCACCTCCGCCGATCTGGCCTCGGCCCGGCGGATGGGCTGCACCGTCAAACTCCTCGCCATCTGCGAGCGCGCCGCCGACGGCAGGTCCGTCACCGCGCGCGTCCACCCGGCGATGATCCCGCTCACCCACCCGCTGGCCTCGGTGCGCGAGGCGTACAACGCGGTCTTCGTGGAGGCCGAGGCGGCGGGGCAGCTGATGTTCTACGGGCCCGGCGCCGGTGGTTCGCCGACCGCGTCCGCCGTGCTCGGCGATCTCGTCGCCGTGTGCCGGAACAAGCTGAACGGGGCGACAGGACCGGGGGAGTCGGCGTACACCCGGCTGCCCGTGAGCCCCATGGGCGACGTCGTCACGCGCTACCACATCAGTCTCGACGTGGCCGACAAACCGGGTGTGCTCGCCCAGGTCGCGACGGTATTCGCCGAGCACGGCGTGTCCATCGACACCGTCCGCCAGAAGGGAAAGGACGGCGAGGCCTCCCTCGTCGTCGTCACCCACCGCGCGCAAGACGCCGCCCTGTCGGCGACCGTCGAAGCGCTGCGCAAGCTCGACACCGTGCGCGGTGTCGCCAGCATCATGCGTGTTGAAGGGGAGTAA
- the thrC gene encoding threonine synthase, whose product MTSNGTHQWRGIIEEYRDRLPVTAETDIVTLREGGTPLVPAQLLSELTGCEVHLKVEGANPTGSFKDRGMTMAITEAKAAGAKAVICASTGNTSASASAYAVRAGMVCAVLVPQGKIALGKMGQALVHGAQILQVDGNFDDCLTLARSLSDNYPVALVNSVNPARIEGQKTGAFEIVDALGDAPDIHVLPVGNAGNITAYWKGYTEYATDGPATGTPRMWGFQASGSAPIVRGEVVKDPHTVATAIRIGNPASWKYALAARDESGGFIDEVTDRQILRAYRLLAAREGVFVEPASAASVAGLLKAAEEGKVDRGQRIVCTVTGNGLKDPDWAVQGAPRPIVVPVDAVAAAERLGLA is encoded by the coding sequence ATGACGAGCAATGGCACCCACCAGTGGCGCGGCATCATCGAGGAGTACCGGGACCGCCTCCCGGTGACGGCGGAGACGGACATCGTCACGCTCCGTGAGGGCGGCACGCCGCTCGTTCCCGCACAGCTGCTCTCCGAGCTGACGGGCTGCGAGGTGCACCTCAAGGTCGAGGGCGCCAACCCGACCGGCTCGTTCAAGGACCGCGGCATGACGATGGCCATCACCGAGGCCAAGGCGGCCGGCGCCAAGGCGGTCATCTGCGCCTCCACCGGCAACACGTCGGCCTCGGCCTCCGCCTACGCGGTACGGGCCGGCATGGTCTGCGCCGTCCTGGTCCCGCAGGGCAAGATCGCCCTGGGCAAGATGGGCCAGGCGCTGGTGCACGGCGCGCAGATCCTCCAGGTCGACGGCAATTTCGACGACTGCCTGACGCTGGCCCGCTCGCTGTCCGACAACTACCCGGTGGCGCTGGTCAATTCGGTCAACCCGGCCAGGATCGAGGGCCAGAAGACCGGCGCCTTCGAGATCGTGGACGCGCTCGGCGACGCCCCCGACATCCATGTGCTGCCCGTCGGCAACGCCGGCAACATCACGGCGTACTGGAAGGGTTACACCGAGTACGCCACCGACGGGCCCGCCACCGGCACCCCGCGGATGTGGGGCTTCCAGGCGTCCGGCTCGGCGCCCATCGTGCGCGGCGAGGTCGTCAAGGACCCGCACACCGTCGCCACCGCGATCCGGATCGGCAACCCCGCCTCGTGGAAGTACGCGCTGGCGGCGCGCGACGAGTCCGGCGGCTTCATCGACGAGGTCACGGACCGTCAAATCCTGCGCGCCTACCGGCTGTTGGCCGCCCGCGAGGGCGTTTTCGTGGAGCCGGCCTCGGCCGCTTCCGTCGCCGGTCTGCTCAAGGCCGCCGAGGAGGGCAAGGTCGACCGCGGCCAGCGCATCGTCTGCACCGTGACGGGCAACGGCCTCAAGGACCCGGACTGGGCCGTCCAGGGCGCCCCGCGCCCGATCGTCGTCCCGGTCGACGCGGTCGCCGCGGCGGAGCGGCTCGGACTCGCCTGA